One Eretmochelys imbricata isolate rEreImb1 chromosome 9, rEreImb1.hap1, whole genome shotgun sequence genomic window, cattccacacaaagatggactacaagccgtcaggaacactatccccgataatgtcacggctaacctggtggctgaactttgtgactttgtccttacccataactatttcacatttggggacaatgtataccttcagatcagcggcactgctatgggtacccgcatggccccacagtatgccaacatttttatggctgatttagaacaacgcttcctcagctctcgtcccctaaagcccctactctacttgcgctacattgatgacatcttcatcatctggacccatggaaaagaagcccttgaagaattccaccatgatttcaacaatttccatcccaccaccaacctcagcctggtccagtccacacaagagatccacttcctggacactacagtgctaataaacaatggtcacataaacaccaccctataccggaaacctactgaccgctattcctacctgcatgcctccagctttcaccctgaccacaccacacgatccatcgtctacagccaagctctgcgatacaaccgcatttgctccaacccctcagacagagacaaacacctacaagatctctgtcaagctttcttacaactacaatacccacctgcggaagtaaagaaacagattgatagagccagaagagttcccagaagttacctactacaggacaggcctaacaaagaaaataacagaactccactagccgtcaccttcagcccccaactaaaacccctccaacgcattattaaggatctacaacctatcctaaaggatgacccaacactctcacaaatcttgggagacaggccagtccttgcctacagacagccccgcaacctgaagcaaatactcaccaacaaccacataccacacaacagaaccactaacccaggaacttatccttgcaacaaagcccgttgccaattgtgcccacatatctattcaggggacaccatcacagggcctaataacatcagccacactatcagaggctcgttcacctgcacatccaccaatgtgatttatgccatcatgtgccagcaatgcccctctgccatgtacattggtcaaactggacagtctctacgtaaaagaataaatggacacaaatcagatgtcaagaattataacattcataaaccagtcggagaacacttcaatctctctggtcacgcaatcacagacatgaaggtcgctatcttaaaacaaagaaacttcaaatccagactccagcgagaaactgctgaattggaattcatttgcaaattggatactattaatttaggcttaaatagagactgggagtggctaagtcattatgcaaggtagcctatttcctcttgttttttcctacccactccccccccagatgttctggtttaacttggatttaaacttggagagtggtcagtttggatgagctattaccagcaggagagtgagtctgtgtgtgtatgggggtgggtttttggaggggggtgagggagtgagagaacctggatttgtgcaggaaatggcctaacttcattatcatgcacattgtgtaaagagttgtcactttggatgggctatcaccagcaggagagtgaatttgtgtgggggggtggagggtgagaaaacctggatttgtgctggaaatggcctaacctgttgctcactttagataagctattaccagcaggacagtggggtgggaggaggtattgtttcatattctctgtgtatatataaagtctgctgcagtttccacggtatgcatctgatgaagtgagctgtagctcacgaaagctcatgctcaaataaattggttagtctctaaggtgccacaagaaatAATAGTTACAGTTCAGCAATACTCAGGAAGTTTGAAATTAAACCATCTTAAGAgtagttttctttttcaaaaaaacCTGTTCAAGGCAGAAATACTTAGGGACAGAGAGCTTTTTTTAAAGACTTAATTCTGGGAGATGGGGGGAAATCTTCAGTAATAATAAAGATTTatacttaatttattttaaaagaataaataaaatttgATAAACAGGCACTAAATAACAGAACCAACCTTTCATGAACATGTCAGGAGCCAGAAATACCTACACTGAATATCTAGGTTGAATTTTCAGTAACAATTAAAATGAGTCATTTTAGCCTGGACTACCTCTAGGGACAGAAATGATATTCTACACAAAGGGCAATATTTTGATGCCGGAAACACTGCTGATGCCAGAAGGACTGTAAAACACTAATTTCCAcgtctattttttgttttgcattgcaGTATTTTATGTGTTGGTCGGCTTTTAATATGGTTATAAAGCCTGATTCAATTCCCATGAAAGTCTGTGGAAGACTTTCTGTTAACAGGCCCACATGCTGTTTTACAACTATTAACTAATTAATGCACAGAAGACTCCTGAGAGGTAGGTGAGTATTTTAATCACTATTTTACCAACAGAAAAACTAAAGGAGAGATTCATGGTCTTAGTTTTAGAGGTGATGAGCAACCACAGCTGCCTTCCGTGCAACTGAAAGCTGAGTGACTTCACTGGGGGCAGGAGGTGCTCAGCTGATTTGAAATTCTGACTTCAAGTTAGTCTAGTTCCACAGACAGattgtgtcagagctgggattagaactcaggctCGCTGACCTGTACTCAattcacctctctcctcccactctcaGTATTAGAATGAAAGTTGTTTGCTTCCACACTTGCTGTGCTAACTTGGGCAGTGCTTCCACTACATTATTTCAGGGTCTTCCACTCTGACTGCCTTCAGCTTCCTGGTACCACTGAGCCTTACCTCATGAAGTCCAGGTTCAGCAGACAACAGTGCAGCTGGGTTAGATTTTCCCTGGACTCATTCAGTGAGCCCTACCACTAACATACgtagtgtccttttaaaaaaaagtatcctTATCTAAGTTCACTAGAGATTACTCAAAAGCATAAGGCAAGTGATGTCCTCTGATGTTGTCACTGTCATGATCCCCACAGTACTTACGGCAATGGAAGAGGTATCCCAACCTAACTGCATAGAGACATAATATAAGAATACAATGCATTGTGCAGCTCTCTAGTAACTCTCTTTGTACAAGCACGTCTCATGTAAGGCTGTATGTTCACCAACTTCAACATACAATTTGAACAGATTTCTTGCTGCTTCCAGATGCTGCTCATACCACACATTATAGACCTGGTAACTGGAATGGCTGTCCAACTATAAACAAAATTCAGATATATCCTtctatttgatttgattttggcCTACATAAGATGGCATAGGCCTTACAGTATGGGATAATATTATGAAATGCTTCTTTGGGTATTTATGGCAAGCTGACTTGATGTCAGGACAATATTATAGTGTACTTCCCCACACAAAAGAAAAACTTATCTCCAAacgggctttttttttttttttaattaaagaaaacatCCTTGATAAAGATTTCCTCCCCTGGCACCCATCCTAGAAAGCAAAGGGCTGTTTACTTTTATTACATAACTTTCATAACTCTCTGGATTATTACTGTGTTGCTTATTATGATTCTAAGGTGCACCTGTtgtttaaggatttttttaaaaaaagttaaaaagaacATGTTTTCCATCCAAACACTAAGTCTCATGTTCTAAGGACTAATGAAAACataatggtttttttttctttgtttttcatgtttgtttattCCTTCAGTGCTGATGAAATGTTCTACATTGACAGACTGACGCCCTCTATTTATCCAAATAATATTTACAACACTGATAACAGCAATGCCGGTGTCCCTGCTCTCAACCCTGTGCTGGAGAGACCAGTTTTAGAGTGCCAGTGAAAATCAGTTTCCACAACCCACTAAAAACTTGGTCCCAGATTGTGGAGACCTTATTCACATTGGTGAGCAGTCACTCACGTGATAATCACACTGAAGCTAATGGCACTACTACTGTAAGTAACTGTTCACCAACAAGAGTAAAGCCTTTCTGCTGTAAATGCCAACAATATTATTAATGTAAACTGAGATACTGTTTTTGTAGACCCGTCCCTTGAGAACTGGATCAAAGCCACCATAACAACCATCAgatggaaatagtttttagtttctACCAACTAGGGTTTGACTCGTAGTGTTGACCTATATGTGAAAGACTCCATACCACTTATATATGCCTTCAGCCATCCAGCCCCTGAAGTCAAGTTTTCAAACatgagcacttttaaaaaattacatttgttatTTAAAGCCACCTACTTTTAATAACCTTCTACCCATATATTTTTACCACAATAACCACAATGCATCTTAGTCCATTGCAAGCAAATGGAAGCAGATAGCAAATTgcagattctctctctcccctataTACACTTACAGAGAGGGGTTTTGTGGCACCAGCTCTTTGGTTGGGGGAGAGGTTTGTttgatgtgggggcggggggttaacTTTTGCAGGAAAACTAAGGGGGAAATGTTGGATCTTGCACTTACACATGAAAGCAGGAAGAGTCTGTCATTCTAATTTCTTGGGGAAGGGAATTCCATAACCATGAGCTGTCCACTGAAAAAGTGCTGTTTCTACTCATTCTAAATATTGTCCTTGTTGTGGACAGCTCCATCATTCCTGAGAAGTGCAACTGGCTGCATGATTCCTGAGAAGTGCAAGTGTCATGGATGTTAATTCAGGCAGATGAGACACATCCCATTTGAAGAGAGAACTTTGGAGATTAGTACTGTGACTTTGAAGTGTCTATCTGGCATTCAAAGCTTAGTCTGTGTAGTTGCTGACGGCACGAGATTGCAGAGATGCACATCTGCCTTTTGATGTTGGCCAATAATATGGGCTGCTGTATTGTGAGGCTTTTCCAGAACTTGCATACTCATTCCCATGTAGAGGACACTGTAATTATCAAGAGTAGGCACAATAGAGCATGGATCAGTGAGGCAAAGTCTTTTTATGACAGTACTTTTATTTCACACAAACCCACTATTCATCCCTTTGACTGAAGCACTGTGAGCAGCTTGCCAGGTTATCACTGTGCATCTCAGAGCTTGCACAGGACGGGGTGCCGATGACAATGCCAACACAGCTGCACGACACCGGTTTTGGCTGCAGTTACTCCTGTTCTCTTTGTGCACTTCCATCTCCGGCAGGCTTCTGCCTCCTCCTTATTTACTGGCACCTTTGTAGAGCCCCTGATTACATGACCCAGTGACACCTCACGGCAGCAATGGAAGCGGAGGGAACTAAGGGTTGGGATGGGATCCAGAGACCTCTCGCTGCTGCTTGGCTGCCTCAAGTAGGGACTAAAAGCTGCTACCATCTGATGGCTCGGCTGTGAACTGCGCCAGTGCAGATACTGGCCGCAGGCCGGTTCCCTGGGGGCGAATCAGGCTCACCACTGCGGGCAGGGTCACTGGCTCTTGCTCCTCCACAGGGGCTCaggcccgccccctccccggaaccggggggggggacccccatccccagcagggggcggggtgtggtgggtgggggtgttGAGCTCCCGTCCTGCCCCCTCGCCACAGGGCGGGCTGTTTCCCCTGCACCCGCGTGGGGGGTCGCTCCTGTGCCCTCCCACCTCGGCTCCCGCGCGTGGGGGGCCAGGCTGCCCGGCTGCCAGATGGGGCCCGCGGGGCGCTGCCCCGGCTGCGCTCCTCCCCTCGTTCCCCGCACAGCGTCCGTCTCCTTACCTGGCCCTTCGGCCCCCTGCCCCTTCTCGTGCATCCCGCAAAGACGCCTGGCCGCTCGCCCGCAACGAAACCTGGCCTAGGAACCAAACCACACAGCCTCGTTGCAGTGCGGTGAGCTAGTGTGTGTGCACTCGGATGTTCCTTTCCTCTTGGCACGAGCACCGGAAGGTTTTGGCGGTAGCACTCGGAAGTTGTTTCCCTGGGGGCGGATGTCAATGGAGGTACCCGGAAGTACTTTCTTAGTGACGAGGGAAGAGTGCAGCGACCGGAAGTGGTGGTGCACGGGGTGGTTCACTAGTGCGCCACCCGGAAGTACCCCGCGGTCGCTGCTGGCGCTAGGATAGCAACCCGGGAGGCTTCTCCTGGTCCCGGCCCGGGGAGGCCGTGATGGCCCCGGTGTCCCGGTCTCGAAGCCCCCAAGGCTCCCCAGGCTCCCGGCGGAAGGGcggcagcagcggcagcagcagctcctcggCGAGCCCCTCACCCCCGAGACCCAGCCGCCCCCACCGACCTGCGTCTCCCGAGAAGCGGGGCAGGAGGTCGCGGTCCCGGGAGCGCAACGGCGTGAAGCACTTGGGCCACCGGCGGAGCCGCAGCTGGTCCCGCTCCCGGGAGCGCACGCCGGGCGGGCCGCGCTCCTCCTCCGCTCACCACGGGCACCATCACCACGGCGGCGGCGGGAAGCAGTGGCCGGACTACTacgagaaggagaaggaggagatcCTGCGGTTGAGGCGAGCCCCTAACTCGGGGCCCCCAAGTCGCCCCCCGACCCGAgccagggtgttgtgaggagagGCAGGGGCAAGAACCAGCCTCAGCCATCTCGAAACAGCACCGTCCTCTCATCCCTGATCATCGGAcaccctgccctggcccccacGCCAAGAACCAGACCCCCAACCCTGGCAACGCACCCAGGGTCCATCCCACCCACGCTCTGGCTATATGgtccctgcagcctcctctctCTGTCCACTATCCTTGGTCCCACAGACATGAGAGACCCTCCCTTTTTCCAAGTGGAGGAGTGTTCCCTGCAGAGTATTTTTAAGTGCCTTctccaatcttgttttaaatgaCCCATGGCTGCTCACCACTTAGCGACCAGATTCATTGCTTGTTCCACCTTCGTTTTTGGGAGACGTTGTCAGTTTTGCCTTAATTTTATCCATTAAAGAAACTGTGGGGGAGGTAATTAGGAGCCCCAAAGGACATGAAATGAAGTAGATTTGAGTCATCTGTATTAATGTAATGGTGTAGCCGCACAGGTATGATAGGGCCCAGCTCATTAAGCTATCTTGGATAGCCTGCAGCGGTGACAAGCTTGGAAATAATACAGCCTACAGCGATGacaagtgtgaacatgcaatGGATGGTTCTGCTCAAAAGCAAAGCATCACATATTGGAATTTGTTGTCTCTACAgattatattttccattttatagatCAGGGCAGCCAGAGGGATGTCTCGTGCAATAATTTGCCACAGACTAGTTATCTTTGCCTTTTAGTTTTCATAATAACAAATAATGTCTGTCTGTGATGATTACATCCACTTCCTAAGACAATTCATTTGGAACATTACATATGTGGCCAAAAATCCTGTTTTACTAAGCTACAAAGTCTGAGGGTTAACTGAAGCTTGCAGAGGTCCACTTTAAGATTTCTCAGACCTGCATTGGTTCCCGTCCCCTTGGTGACTGAGAAAACTAACATTGAATTAAGTCTTGGTTTTGGAGGGaataaacaaattttaaatactaaagtgaagaaaatattctttcacgAAATCTAATTTCAGAGACTAGAAATGCTGCTAAACACAAACTACTCAGGTTTCGAATATTAGCACATTAGGTTTTAATGCAGTATCTGCCTTTACAGGAGACTAAATGAGAGAGAGCGGATTGGTGAACTGGGAGCACCTGAAGTCTGGGGACTGTCACCAAAGGTTCctgacccagagtaagtaatttcTCTTGCGGGTTTTTCtccttcaggaactctggtctggaGTCTTATGTTAAAATAGTATTGTTATTAAATGTTACTATTACTTTACAGAAATGTTCTTGTTCTGctttttttatatttcatgttACGCGTCTCCAAAGTTAAATCACTAAACAGTTATAGCTGGATACGATTTTTCATATAATCCCAACAGATCAATTACATGAGGTTTCAGCAGTTGTAGGTCAAATAATGTTGTCTTGTGGTTCAGAGAGTGACTCAAATATTAGCTATTTAATGGTTTCATTCATTACTAACACAGGCTCTGAATCTTCAAACAATTATATGTGTGTTTGATTTTGGATAAATAATCTGCACTTCAAATCATATTGCATAATTAagatatttttgtttctgttcagttCTGATGAGCATACCCCAGTAGAAGATGAGGAGGCGAAATCTAAGAAGAGTAGCTCTTCAGATTCCAGTTCAGAAGGTATTTCGTTTTGACCATAGAAGTTGTTTGCACACTAACAGAAGATTGAGGGTTAGAATCTATTCACCTTACTTACAAagaactctactgacttcagaagGACTCAGGAAAGCCGGCATGATAGAGTTTCATGAGAGGGGGATGCTAGCATACTAGGATCCAAAAATATTAATGGAGTGCCAGACTATAATCATCTTGCAGGTAACATTCTCTTTTTAAATCtttacagaagagaaaaagaagaagaagaagaagaaaaaggaaaagaaaagaaagagatccaaaagaaaacacaaaaagcATTCTGGGGACAGTGACAGCGAGTCTGAGTCTGAGCTAAACACCAGTGGTAAGAAAAAAGGCTTCTATTAAACTATATGGTCTGAAACCTATTGTATGTGTTCTTTATAATCATGTGGAATATTGCATCTGTTGTGCTGGTATCCTCGTGACATTCTGGGATTTCATACATTAGTTGCTCattatgggaaaaaaaatctgtgaatctgTTGACCTACAGAATACGTTCTGAAGACAAATTTTTCTCTTGTCCCAAGATCCATATAAATTGTAGTGAAGCTTTTTTTAATTCTACTTGTACCTGTGTTAAGGTCTAATTTTTTCTGGCTCTATTCAAGACTAATGTTGAACGGTTTCCCTTTGTGCCCTTTTCTCATTCTCATCTCAGTGCTACCTCTTTTATTTAGAATAGCCTCTGTTCCTGTGCACCAAATAACCACCCTCTCTACTCAAATGTCTCCTCAAAACACATCCTCTGTGAAGTCTCTCAGCCCTAATCCATTTTGTGCAGGATGTGAAGTCACAACATTCTAGACCAGAGGCAACATACAgcctctgttgctggacttcagTAGCCATTCCGATAGAAATTAATCACTAatcctttattttaaattctttcaTTGTTCTGTTGAGTTTGCAGTGTCTCTTGTTCCTGTACATGGGGTTTGGCCATCAGGGAATGGTATCCTGAATTTAATCCATCGGGCATTTCCGTTCAGGTGGTGATAGTATATGAGTACATTGAATAATATTGTTTTGACTGTGTTTGGATATTGTAAATGACCTGGAATTGAGACCCTCCCCTCTAATGCACGGttactcctgcgggaattctgtGCTCAATATTTTAGAATTCTGCAAATTCTCcgtattttatttgtgaaaataacaCAATAcaatcacgccagtttcaattattttggtaatttatttcaaaatacctgtcagcaagtatgtctgtaactatacagaccaaaaaaaaaagattcaggtaatgtttttttgacaaatagattccttactaggcatattaatacagaacttcaagtaattcatttaaactacaatacagaaacatatttcccacacccctcagaagcagtgcaaagcctTGGGGGAGTTGGGTAACGGAGGAGCTCAGGgagaggagcctgggagtgaacctggagggttgggtgtggatgggagaagTATGAAACATGGGCATGGGGCTTTCAAGGGTGGGGATTGTTAGAGAGTTGGGGagtctcccccatgcagaccctggcccactccaagcctctcccattcagtcaggcacatttgCCCTGTCCCCATGTATCCCTGCAGCGCCCCTcacattcagcccctggctcagtgCTGTCACCCCAGTAGTTCCTGAGCCTGTGCCCAGTCATTTCCCTGCACGTACCACACTAGCCCTtttgaaccccagtctgtgacacccccccacccacccccagcagctTGATGTGCCCCACTCTATCCTAAACTGGCGCCACTGACAGGGTGCTGCGATGAATGCAGCAGCCTGTTCTGGCGCCACAGCGGCCTACGATGGGTGAAAGACGtaactgcagcacttctcagcagaatgtattttctatgGGCAAAAAAATTCTGCACTGGATATGAATTCTGCatatgcacagtggtgcagaattcccccatgagTAGTAGCTAATCACTAAGCCATTCTGGTGTAGGGTGAACTGAGGAATTCAGGGGCATTTCTACTTTTATCCCAGGTGAGTAGCTCAATGTTGCAAGACCAGTTCTCTCCACCTTACTTTAGCTGCTGTTGTGCGGGGCGGGTTATATTTCCAATAAAGTGCGGTACTTTCTTCATTTTATTACCGTGGGCTTTTTTGGTGATTGTATGTTTGATTTTTCAgatgaagataaaaagaaaacaaagaagaaaaagaaacatagAAAGTAAGAGCAGTCTCttaaaatattgcttttaaaTCTGTATGTGTCTTCCATGAGAGAACAGCGGTATTATGATACTGTTTCCCTAGCTGATGAGTAAGGAAGGGCCAACACTTCTGTGTCTCCTGTAGTTAAGAGGCCCATGGTATCATGTAATAGCCTCACTTCAGAATCTTCATGACTCTACCTCAGACCAACTGAATTCTGGCTAATGAAGGACCCAGTCCAAACTTGAAAGAGGAATCTGCCAAAGAATGGTGTGTGGAAGACCCACAATGGTACTTGCTGGATCTGtagaatgaaatgttttttgtGACTTACTGAACAGATAGATACCAATTGAACCCTCCACTGGGATGCTGCTTGAAAAATTGATCAAGTAAGCCTGGCCTCTAGCACTATTCCCTTTTCCCTGTTAGGCatataaatgtctgtctgtctcatctTTAACTTTGTTACAGAAAGAAGTCTAAGAAAAAGAAGAGTAAGAGGAGTAGGAAGAAATCCAGTGATTCAAGTAGTGAAGATTCTGATGATGAAGCTCTTCAAGGGGATGATCTCTGGATTGAGAGATCAAGTAGGTTCTTTCTATTTAACACTTGTGTTAAACTCCTAGGTATTGTGTTCAGTCATATCAGTTGATGATATGTTGATGTCCTGTGTAACTGACCTGACTTAATCAGGTGTGTGACAGATTTGTGCAAAGCAGAGGGTAAAGCAATAATATttgtgattatttgtattgcagaaaATACAGACGCTGATAATTTAATTGGACCAGAAGCTCCAAAAATGCATGCATCTCAAGATGATAGGCCTTTGAAGTAAGTAGTCATATATGATTTACACAAACAGATCAAATCAAGGAAAATAAACATGAAGGTTGCCATGCCAGATAGTACCTGTAGCCAGGAGTGAAGGTGATGTTTTCTCGCAGACTTTCATTTGTTAGAGGCACTAAATCTGTGTTTTATTCTTAAACTGAAAACCTACTGAAATCAGCTAGAACTTGCAGTATGTGTACCTGGTAACTTTTGTTAAACAGTTTGTTACATTGTTTTCAATAGAGTGGCCATGTTACAGTATTATTTTTTCAAATACTTTCTGTAATGTGGTGACTTTATTCCAGTTTACCATTAAATCAAATTCTccattataattaattaatttttgatTCAGCTCATGACTTACAATC contains:
- the NKAP gene encoding NF-kappa-B-activating protein, producing MAPVSRSRSPQGSPGSRRKGGSSGSSSSSASPSPPRPSRPHRPASPEKRGRRSRSRERNGVKHLGHRRSRSWSRSRERTPGGPRSSSAHHGHHHHGGGGKQWPDYYEKEKEEILRLRRLNERERIGELGAPEVWGLSPKVPDPDSDEHTPVEDEEAKSKKSSSSDSSSEEEKKKKKKKKKEKKRKRSKRKHKKHSGDSDSESESELNTSDEDKKKTKKKKKHRKKKSKKKKSKRSRKKSSDSSSEDSDDEALQGDDLWIERSKNTDADNLIGPEAPKMHASQDDRPLNYGHALLPGEGAAMAEYVKAGKRIPRRGEIGLTSEEIASFESSGYVMSGSRHRRMEAVRLRKENQIYSADEKRALASFNQEERRKRENKILASFREMVYRKTKGKEDK